One Chloroflexota bacterium DNA segment encodes these proteins:
- a CDS encoding response regulator: MQHIVVVDDTPALAELVMRMLTRYGYSVRTLSGGLQLIEYMRQHRPALVLLDVGLPVKDGWTLIREIRMQPDLAHIPVIAVTAHAADEDRQRAFSAGYTNYLSKPFDVQDLLQMVRGYVPSAV, from the coding sequence ATGCAACATATCGTGGTTGTTGATGATACACCAGCGTTAGCCGAATTAGTCATGCGCATGTTGACTCGCTATGGCTATAGTGTGCGCACGCTGAGTGGCGGGCTGCAATTAATTGAATATATGCGCCAACATCGCCCAGCACTTGTACTACTCGATGTAGGACTGCCAGTCAAAGATGGTTGGACGCTGATTCGCGAAATTCGCATGCAGCCTGATTTAGCACATATTCCGGTGATCGCCGTCACCGCACATGCCGCCGACGAAGACCGCCAACGCGCCTTCAGTGCTGGCTATACCAATTATCTTTCTAAGCCGTTTGATGTTCAAGATTTATTGCAGATGGTGCGCGGATACGTGCCATCGGCAGTCTAG
- a CDS encoding branched-chain amino acid ABC transporter substrate-binding protein, whose amino-acid sequence MKRFLSFSLVLTMIMVILAACGTQTGGTTKTTVTIVSSLPRTGSSKGQTDTIVNAIKMRLEEAKYTACDGNVEIKYEDLDDATAAKGAWDEAKEAENANAAASNKDVMVYIGTFNSGAAKISIPILNNAGIVMISPANTYPGLTKDGKGAEGEPAVYYPKGTRNYTRVVPADDLQGAAAGNWAKELGVTNVYILDDTELYGKGIADVFAATAEKNGIKIAGRDSIDAKASDYKALMSKIAATNPDMIYFGGITQSNAGQLVKDMRAAGMTADKVKFMGPDGIFEQAFIDAAGADNAEGVYATFGGVPPAKLEGKGAEWYNAYKTKFNAEPEAYAVYGYESTNVALAAINQSCASVNRETILKNVFATKDFDGVLGKWGFDASGDTTLTQMSGQQIKGGAFEFVQVLK is encoded by the coding sequence ATGAAACGTTTCCTTTCATTCTCGCTCGTCTTGACCATGATCATGGTGATTTTGGCCGCATGTGGCACCCAAACTGGTGGAACAACCAAAACTACCGTCACGATTGTTAGTAGCTTACCCCGCACCGGTTCCTCAAAAGGACAAACAGATACCATTGTAAACGCCATCAAGATGCGTTTAGAAGAAGCCAAATACACCGCGTGCGATGGGAATGTTGAGATCAAGTATGAAGATCTTGACGATGCAACCGCAGCTAAAGGCGCTTGGGATGAAGCGAAAGAAGCCGAAAACGCTAATGCTGCTGCTTCAAACAAAGATGTGATGGTCTATATCGGTACCTTCAACTCAGGTGCTGCCAAGATCTCGATTCCGATCTTGAACAATGCTGGAATTGTGATGATCAGCCCTGCTAACACCTACCCTGGCTTGACTAAGGATGGCAAAGGTGCTGAAGGCGAACCAGCAGTTTACTATCCCAAAGGTACCCGCAACTACACCCGCGTGGTGCCAGCCGACGACTTGCAAGGTGCTGCCGCAGGCAACTGGGCCAAAGAATTGGGCGTAACCAATGTCTACATCTTGGATGATACCGAGTTGTATGGCAAAGGCATTGCTGACGTATTTGCTGCTACCGCTGAAAAGAATGGCATCAAGATTGCAGGCCGCGATAGCATCGATGCCAAAGCTAGCGATTACAAAGCGTTGATGTCGAAAATCGCTGCTACCAACCCCGACATGATCTACTTCGGTGGCATTACCCAAAGCAACGCAGGCCAATTGGTCAAAGACATGCGGGCTGCTGGCATGACCGCTGATAAAGTTAAGTTCATGGGTCCAGACGGGATCTTCGAACAAGCCTTTATCGACGCTGCTGGTGCTGATAACGCTGAAGGCGTTTATGCAACCTTCGGTGGCGTTCCACCAGCCAAGCTTGAAGGCAAAGGTGCCGAATGGTACAACGCCTACAAGACCAAATTCAACGCTGAGCCAGAAGCTTACGCTGTCTACGGCTATGAATCAACCAACGTAGCGTTGGCTGCGATCAACCAATCATGTGCTAGCGTCAACCGCGAAACCATCTTGAAGAACGTTTTCGCAACCAAAGATTTTGATGGCGTGTTGGGCAAATGGGGCTTCGACGCAAGCGGCGACACCACCTTGACCCAAATGAGCGGCCAACAAATCAAGGGTGGCGCGTTCGAATTCGTTCAAGTCCTCAAGTAA
- a CDS encoding class I SAM-dependent rRNA methyltransferase — protein MAARSMPTINLPTQLKAHLQAGHPWVYRDHVPPSTRLASGTWVRLHCGNWQGFGLWDARSPIALRIFSSRMQPDANWIKTVVQQAWQAREPLRQTATTAYRLLFGEGDGLPGITVDLYNQYAVIATYADCVEVLIADVVKALQASVPQLRGVVRRRRDDSENDDETGKIELLWGELPPAQLVIEEHGLKLIANLFEGQKTGLFLDHRENRHTIEQWSNGKTVLNCFSYTGAFSLYAARGGATATTSVDIAPAAAHDAEQNFMLNGLMNEHQRFLARDCFDFLSRTIQRGETYDLVILDPPSFARSKKNIHAATRAYVKLNVLAIQCVAKGGLLASASCTSQLSPANFRLMLGEAAAQTDQQLRIIHEAGQALDHPVPAHFNEGRYLKFVLARVDERM, from the coding sequence GTGGCCGCCCGTTCAATGCCAACAATCAACTTGCCAACCCAGCTAAAGGCTCATCTTCAGGCCGGCCATCCATGGGTCTACCGCGACCATGTGCCGCCTAGTACTCGTTTAGCCAGCGGCACATGGGTGCGGCTACACTGTGGCAATTGGCAAGGATTTGGCTTGTGGGATGCTCGCTCGCCGATCGCTCTACGCATTTTTTCGAGCCGCATGCAGCCCGATGCCAACTGGATCAAAACGGTTGTGCAGCAAGCATGGCAAGCGCGTGAACCGTTGCGCCAAACTGCCACCACTGCCTATCGTTTGCTGTTTGGCGAGGGCGATGGCCTACCAGGGATCACCGTTGATCTCTATAATCAATATGCCGTGATCGCGACCTACGCCGATTGTGTTGAGGTATTGATTGCCGATGTGGTCAAAGCCTTACAAGCTAGCGTGCCGCAACTGCGGGGCGTAGTGCGCCGCCGCCGCGACGATAGCGAAAACGACGATGAAACTGGCAAAATTGAGTTGTTGTGGGGCGAATTGCCACCAGCTCAATTGGTGATCGAAGAACATGGCCTTAAATTAATTGCTAATTTGTTTGAGGGCCAGAAAACTGGCTTATTCCTTGATCATCGTGAAAACCGCCATACCATTGAACAATGGAGCAATGGTAAAACGGTGCTCAATTGCTTCTCATATACTGGGGCATTTTCGTTATACGCTGCTCGGGGCGGAGCAACTGCCACCACCAGCGTCGATATTGCACCAGCTGCTGCCCACGATGCTGAGCAAAATTTTATGCTCAATGGCTTGATGAACGAACATCAGCGCTTTTTGGCCCGCGATTGCTTCGATTTTCTCAGTCGCACGATTCAGCGTGGCGAAACCTATGATTTGGTGATTCTCGACCCGCCTTCGTTTGCTCGCTCGAAGAAGAATATTCATGCAGCAACTCGTGCTTATGTCAAACTCAATGTCTTAGCGATTCAATGTGTGGCTAAGGGTGGGCTATTGGCCTCGGCCAGTTGTACCAGCCAACTTTCGCCCGCCAATTTTCGCTTGATGCTGGGCGAAGCTGCTGCCCAAACTGATCAGCAATTGCGAATCATTCATGAAGCTGGGCAAGCGCTCGATCACCCAGTACCAGCGCATTTTAATGAAGGCCGCTATCTCAAGTTTGTGCTAGCTCGCGTTGATGAGCGGATGTGA
- the mutL gene encoding DNA mismatch repair endonuclease MutL gives MPIRVLDPTLAAQIAAGEVVERPASVVKELIENSVDAGATEIRVEAREGGKRELRIQDNGCGIASDEVETAFLRHATSKVTEIEDLFSIRTLGFRGEALPSIASVAQVTCLTRTAADEVGTELRIAGGEIQAKTPRGCSVGTTFTIRNLFYNTPARLKFMRSDATEMSQISTIVTQYALAYPNIRWTLLLDGKLALQTPGNGRLLDALIELYGIDVGREMISVDRTSEAEDETVRVHGFVSQPSTFRAARSYMHLFVNQRWIKPQGNLVYMIEEAYHTLLMKGRHPIVALNIELEPEAVDVNVHPTKSEVKFRNQSHVYGALTKAVREALAAQSTIRAWTGFGANESVNRRVELRSPNGERRGASNDAPLFDDAPAAPRPQVNNYPDDDFDSTVNLPPIAKQTRFETPTTSQASSFLPPQQQAFDSAYAPSMPAPGEAKLPMLRVVGQVNETYIVAESSDGMYLVDQHAAHERVVYERLMAEHQDVPIERQTLMLAQPIELPPAVTRLLSAHLVDLEQWGFEAEEFGEGTLMLRAVPSGLHVGQIATALMEIADHLSYEGGATSDDRREKMLTTIACHSSIRAGKTLTHEEMRQLLQQLERCEMPRTCPHGRPTMLQITQGQIERQFGRKG, from the coding sequence ATGCCAATTCGTGTTTTAGACCCAACTTTAGCCGCCCAAATCGCTGCTGGCGAGGTGGTTGAACGCCCAGCCTCGGTTGTCAAAGAATTAATCGAAAATTCGGTCGATGCTGGCGCTACCGAGATTCGGGTCGAGGCACGCGAGGGCGGCAAACGCGAGTTGCGCATTCAAGATAATGGCTGTGGCATTGCCAGCGACGAGGTTGAAACGGCATTTTTGCGCCATGCCACCAGCAAGGTAACCGAAATTGAAGATTTATTTTCGATTCGCACGCTGGGTTTTCGTGGCGAAGCCTTGCCGTCAATCGCCTCAGTTGCTCAAGTAACCTGCCTTACCCGCACTGCTGCCGATGAAGTTGGCACTGAATTGCGGATCGCAGGCGGCGAAATTCAGGCTAAAACGCCGCGTGGCTGCTCAGTTGGCACAACCTTCACAATCCGCAATCTGTTTTATAACACCCCAGCACGGCTCAAATTTATGCGCTCCGATGCTACCGAAATGAGCCAAATCAGCACGATCGTTACCCAATATGCCTTGGCCTACCCCAACATTCGCTGGACCTTGCTGCTCGATGGCAAGCTGGCTTTGCAAACTCCAGGCAATGGACGCTTGCTCGATGCCTTAATCGAATTGTATGGGATTGATGTTGGCCGCGAGATGATTAGTGTTGATCGTACCTCGGAAGCCGAAGATGAAACCGTGCGGGTCCACGGCTTTGTCAGCCAGCCCTCGACCTTTCGCGCTGCCCGTTCGTATATGCACCTATTCGTTAATCAGCGCTGGATCAAGCCGCAAGGCAATTTGGTCTATATGATCGAAGAGGCCTACCATACCTTATTAATGAAGGGTCGGCATCCGATTGTGGCCTTGAATATTGAGCTTGAGCCAGAAGCGGTTGATGTGAATGTGCATCCAACCAAGAGCGAAGTCAAATTCCGCAATCAATCGCATGTCTATGGCGCATTGACCAAAGCGGTGCGCGAAGCCTTGGCCGCTCAAAGCACTATTCGGGCTTGGACAGGCTTTGGAGCCAATGAAAGTGTCAATCGGCGGGTCGAATTACGCTCGCCCAATGGTGAACGACGTGGCGCAAGCAATGATGCACCCTTGTTTGATGATGCGCCAGCAGCGCCACGCCCTCAGGTCAATAATTATCCTGATGATGATTTTGATTCGACCGTGAATTTGCCGCCAATCGCGAAACAAACGCGGTTTGAAACTCCAACCACCAGCCAAGCCAGCAGCTTCTTGCCGCCGCAACAACAGGCTTTTGATTCGGCGTATGCGCCGAGTATGCCAGCCCCAGGCGAGGCCAAATTGCCCATGTTACGGGTGGTTGGCCAAGTTAACGAAACCTATATTGTGGCCGAAAGCAGCGATGGTATGTATTTGGTCGATCAGCATGCGGCCCACGAACGGGTGGTGTATGAGCGCTTGATGGCCGAACATCAGGATGTGCCAATTGAACGCCAAACCCTGATGTTAGCGCAACCGATTGAATTACCACCAGCGGTCACCCGCTTGCTCAGCGCTCATTTGGTCGATTTAGAGCAATGGGGCTTTGAGGCCGAGGAATTTGGCGAAGGCACATTAATGTTGCGAGCGGTGCCAAGTGGCTTGCATGTTGGCCAAATTGCTACGGCATTGATGGAAATCGCTGATCATTTAAGTTATGAAGGCGGAGCCACTAGCGACGATCGACGTGAAAAAATGTTGACCACGATCGCCTGTCATAGCTCAATTCGCGCGGGCAAAACCCTGACCCACGAAGAGATGCGCCAGCTTTTGCAACAACTTGAGCGCTGCGAAATGCCGCGCACCTGCCCGCATGGCCGCCCAACCATGCTCCAAATCACCCAAGGCCAAATCGAACGCCAATTTGGGCGCAAAGGATGA
- a CDS encoding branched-chain amino acid ABC transporter permease, with protein sequence MIGDTGQLMQQIVIGLTKGTYIAVIALGYTLVYGILELINFAHGDLFMIGAFLSLIFISLFGLDPKTSSGLTIFFSLIAILGLVMLCTAFLNAGIERFAYRPLRNAPRLAPLISAIGMSFVLQNVGIFLGDGLIWGKAADAIGSDALERVSTAMGSQSVAPKNIPDLLPKEQVFFIPAGLNFSYKDLLVVVVSLGLLAGLYSFVRFTKLGKAIRATAQDRDAARLMGINADRTISVTFLIGGALGGAAGMIVGLYNGTALFTMGFTAGLLSFTAAVLGGIGNILGSALGGLLIGLILALSDQYIGARWSNAVIFAILVLILLFRPTGLLGQEGGQKA encoded by the coding sequence ATGATTGGCGATACAGGTCAACTCATGCAACAGATCGTCATTGGCTTGACCAAAGGCACCTACATTGCAGTGATTGCATTAGGCTATACCTTGGTCTATGGGATTTTGGAGTTGATCAACTTTGCCCACGGTGATCTATTTATGATCGGGGCATTTCTTTCGTTGATCTTTATTAGTTTATTTGGCTTAGACCCCAAAACCAGCTCAGGCTTAACGATTTTCTTTTCGTTAATTGCCATTTTGGGCTTAGTGATGCTTTGTACAGCGTTCTTGAATGCTGGGATTGAGCGCTTTGCCTATCGACCATTGCGCAATGCCCCACGTTTGGCTCCCTTGATTTCAGCGATTGGCATGTCGTTTGTCTTGCAGAATGTTGGGATTTTCTTGGGCGATGGCCTGATTTGGGGCAAAGCGGCTGATGCCATTGGTTCCGATGCCCTTGAACGAGTTTCCACCGCCATGGGCAGCCAATCAGTTGCGCCGAAAAACATTCCCGACTTGTTACCAAAGGAACAAGTCTTTTTTATCCCTGCTGGGCTGAATTTTAGTTATAAAGATCTCTTGGTAGTCGTTGTAAGTCTTGGCTTGCTCGCGGGCTTATATTCGTTTGTGCGTTTTACCAAACTTGGTAAAGCAATTCGTGCAACGGCTCAAGACCGTGATGCAGCACGTTTGATGGGCATCAACGCCGACCGCACCATCTCTGTAACCTTCCTTATTGGTGGCGCGTTGGGCGGTGCTGCTGGTATGATCGTTGGTCTCTACAACGGAACTGCCTTATTTACCATGGGTTTTACCGCTGGCTTGCTTTCGTTTACGGCGGCAGTGCTTGGTGGCATTGGCAATATCCTTGGTTCGGCTTTGGGTGGTTTGCTGATTGGGTTGATCCTTGCATTGAGCGATCAATATATTGGCGCACGCTGGTCGAATGCGGTGATTTTCGCCATTCTTGTCTTGATTTTGCTCTTCCGACCAACTGGTTTGCTCGGACAAGAAGGTGGCCAAAAAGCCTAG
- a CDS encoding branched-chain amino acid ABC transporter permease: MPNTKRYLITGGIGFAVGTFFLWNYPNLALGSAIIGGLVIAALCLLYSAPLPDMVKGGLIAGLFGAVMTIVYGPDKPGVAIIAGMLSGLGAGLLAFQRKPQATPQDGAALGAGAGAIAGAWTALALFLTAFVIAPAAGVDASEFAEHLSETVILAHAMGLASDILILLFVLVFCTITGALLGAAAGAARALPLRPNIPLLAVIALPVILIPLIDRAGNLLLLDALIPIYIFILLALGLNIVVGYAGLLDLGYAAFFAIGAYTTAMLSSPHLGINISFWLVIWVAAAVAAIAGLALGAPTLPLRGDYLAIVTLGFGEIVPILFRNLGGGPPTGTLTLRFFGLPIGIEQMDLTGGNKGINPISPPNLPLIGNFEPSNKIPWYYLLIIIMGLAIFFINRLRDSRQGRAWMAMREDELAADAMGINVVRTKLLAFSMGAMFSGFGGAFYGAFIGAIFPSSFDFSVSIILLCMVILGGLGNMAGVIVGGLLIQGADKMFIPKGAELFRDIADQRALTTGGSTVGVSALQDLTQQRLLLFGIVLVVMMLIRPEGLLPNERRKAELHSDDDPININSVAAEADADPSLAA, translated from the coding sequence ATGCCAAATACAAAGCGCTATTTGATAACTGGTGGAATTGGCTTTGCAGTCGGGACATTCTTTTTATGGAATTACCCGAACCTTGCGCTTGGCTCGGCAATAATTGGTGGTCTGGTCATTGCCGCGCTCTGTTTGCTGTATAGTGCGCCCTTACCCGATATGGTTAAAGGTGGCTTAATTGCTGGTTTGTTCGGCGCGGTCATGACAATTGTCTATGGCCCCGATAAGCCAGGTGTGGCGATTATTGCGGGTATGCTCAGTGGTTTGGGCGCTGGTTTGCTAGCATTTCAACGCAAACCACAAGCAACACCCCAAGATGGAGCTGCTTTGGGCGCTGGGGCTGGCGCAATTGCTGGCGCTTGGACGGCCCTTGCCCTCTTTTTAACCGCCTTTGTGATCGCTCCCGCCGCTGGGGTTGATGCTAGCGAGTTTGCCGAGCATTTATCCGAAACCGTGATTTTAGCTCATGCGATGGGCTTAGCCAGTGATATTCTGATTTTGCTGTTTGTCTTGGTCTTTTGTACCATCACGGGCGCATTATTGGGGGCGGCAGCGGGTGCAGCACGGGCTTTGCCGTTGCGGCCTAATATCCCACTGTTAGCGGTGATTGCCCTGCCGGTGATCTTGATTCCCTTGATTGATCGCGCTGGCAACTTGCTTTTGCTCGATGCCTTGATCCCAATTTATATCTTTATTCTGTTGGCCTTGGGCTTGAACATTGTGGTGGGTTATGCAGGCTTGCTTGACTTAGGTTATGCAGCCTTCTTTGCAATTGGTGCCTATACCACCGCTATGCTCTCATCGCCGCACCTTGGCATCAACATTAGTTTTTGGTTGGTGATTTGGGTGGCGGCGGCGGTCGCGGCAATTGCTGGTTTGGCCTTGGGTGCGCCCACACTACCCTTAAGGGGCGACTATTTGGCGATTGTGACCCTTGGTTTCGGCGAAATTGTACCGATTCTCTTCCGCAACCTTGGTGGTGGCCCGCCCACGGGAACCTTGACCTTGCGCTTCTTTGGCCTGCCAATTGGGATTGAACAGATGGACTTAACTGGTGGTAATAAAGGGATTAACCCAATCTCGCCGCCAAATTTGCCGTTGATTGGCAATTTTGAGCCATCGAACAAAATTCCTTGGTATTACCTGTTGATTATCATCATGGGCTTGGCGATTTTCTTCATCAACCGCTTGCGTGATTCACGCCAAGGCCGCGCTTGGATGGCCATGCGCGAGGATGAATTAGCCGCCGATGCAATGGGCATCAATGTGGTACGCACCAAATTGCTCGCCTTCTCGATGGGGGCAATGTTCTCAGGCTTTGGTGGTGCGTTCTATGGCGCATTCATCGGGGCAATTTTCCCAAGCTCATTCGACTTTAGCGTTTCAATCATCTTGCTCTGTATGGTGATTCTCGGTGGTTTGGGCAATATGGCCGGGGTGATTGTCGGTGGCCTGCTGATTCAGGGCGCTGATAAGATGTTTATCCCCAAAGGTGCCGAATTATTCCGCGATATTGCTGACCAGAGAGCCCTCACCACCGGTGGTAGTACGGTCGGGGTTTCCGCCCTACAAGATCTGACCCAACAACGTTTATTGTTGTTTGGCATCGTGTTGGTGGTGATGATGCTGATTCGACCGGAAGGCCTGTTGCCTAACGAGCGTCGCAAAGCCGAATTACATTCCGATGATGATCCGATCAATATCAATAGCGTGGCAGCCGAGGCGGATGCTGATCCGTCGTTGGCGGCGTAG
- a CDS encoding cupin domain-containing protein produces MSDRVFLAHLRDQAEFVAGDGCHLRELLHPAQQQVHIGYSLAHAYVDVGCRTTDHWLEQSEVYYIIAGHGTMVLDGQAHAIEAGSYYYIPPRCSQWLRNDGEQRLEFLCIVEPPWTAAGETITE; encoded by the coding sequence ATGAGCGACCGAGTTTTTTTGGCGCATCTGCGCGATCAAGCCGAGTTTGTGGCTGGCGATGGTTGCCATTTGCGCGAATTGTTGCATCCAGCTCAGCAGCAAGTTCACATTGGCTATAGTTTAGCCCATGCCTACGTTGATGTTGGTTGTCGTACTACCGATCACTGGCTTGAACAATCTGAGGTATACTACATTATCGCTGGACATGGAACGATGGTGCTTGATGGTCAGGCCCATGCGATCGAGGCTGGCTCGTATTACTATATTCCGCCACGTTGCTCACAATGGTTGCGCAACGATGGCGAACAACGCTTAGAGTTTTTATGTATCGTCGAGCCGCCTTGGACGGCAGCAGGCGAGACAATTACTGAGTAG
- a CDS encoding ABC transporter ATP-binding protein produces MLQLQNVHTYYGNIHALKGISLEINQGEIVTLIGSNGAGKSTTLRTISGITPPRTGQVLFEGKPLNGVPAHKIVSQGISQSPEGRRIFANLTVRENLEMGAFTRNDKAEIASDMDRVFELFPRLKERVAQRGGTLSGGEQQMLAIGRALMSRPRLLLLDEPSMGLAPVLVDLIFEIIQNINSQGTTILVVEQNALMALGIAHRAYVLQTGAIVKAGDAATLREDEDVQKAYLGME; encoded by the coding sequence ATGTTGCAATTGCAAAATGTACATACCTATTACGGCAACATTCATGCGCTCAAGGGCATTTCGCTGGAGATTAATCAAGGCGAGATTGTGACCCTAATTGGCTCGAATGGCGCTGGGAAAAGCACAACCTTGCGGACAATCTCTGGCATTACGCCGCCCCGCACAGGCCAAGTGTTGTTTGAAGGCAAGCCGCTCAATGGTGTGCCCGCCCATAAAATTGTTTCGCAGGGTATTTCGCAATCGCCTGAAGGTCGGCGGATTTTTGCCAACCTTACTGTGCGCGAAAACCTAGAAATGGGCGCATTCACCCGCAACGATAAAGCTGAAATTGCTAGCGACATGGATCGGGTGTTTGAGCTATTTCCACGCTTGAAGGAGCGGGTTGCTCAGCGTGGCGGCACGCTCTCTGGTGGCGAGCAGCAAATGTTGGCAATTGGCCGCGCTTTGATGTCGCGGCCTCGCTTGCTGTTGCTCGATGAACCATCGATGGGGTTAGCCCCAGTGTTGGTTGACCTGATTTTTGAAATTATTCAAAATATCAACAGCCAAGGCACAACCATTTTGGTGGTTGAGCAAAACGCTTTGATGGCGTTAGGCATTGCCCATCGAGCCTATGTGCTGCAAACTGGGGCAATTGTTAAGGCAGGCGATGCCGCAACGTTGCGCGAAGATGAAGATGTGCAAAAGGCCTACCTGGGGATGGAATGA
- a CDS encoding ABC transporter ATP-binding protein, with amino-acid sequence MAPLLLARGITKRFGGLTAVSDVSFEIEKGSIVGLIGPNGAGKTTFFNMITGLYTPSDGDMIFDGQRINGTKPSEVTKLGIGRTFQNIRLFAHMTALENVLVGQHCRMHTGLLGTLFRTPSMRAEEKEARHKAFELLEYVGLGRNSADEMAKNLPYGDQRRLEVARALATNPKLLLLDEPTAGMNPKETDALTKLIYQVRDERDLTVLLIEHDMKVVMGISERVTVLDRGIKISEGLPREVQTDPKVVEAYLGTGHAAKGKGGGAPVFDKA; translated from the coding sequence ATGGCACCTTTGCTGCTAGCTCGCGGCATTACCAAGCGTTTTGGTGGCCTAACCGCCGTGAGCGATGTTTCATTTGAGATTGAAAAAGGTTCGATTGTTGGGCTGATTGGCCCCAACGGTGCTGGTAAAACCACCTTTTTCAATATGATTACTGGTTTGTACACGCCCAGCGATGGCGACATGATTTTCGATGGTCAGCGGATCAACGGCACAAAGCCTAGCGAAGTAACCAAGCTGGGGATTGGCCGAACCTTCCAAAATATTCGTTTGTTTGCGCATATGACGGCGCTTGAAAATGTTTTGGTTGGCCAGCATTGCCGTATGCATACTGGCTTGTTGGGCACGCTTTTCCGTACTCCCAGCATGCGAGCCGAGGAAAAAGAAGCACGGCATAAAGCCTTTGAGTTGCTTGAATATGTCGGTTTAGGCCGTAACAGTGCCGACGAAATGGCCAAAAATCTGCCGTATGGCGATCAGCGCCGTTTGGAAGTGGCCCGGGCCTTGGCAACTAACCCCAAACTGTTGTTGCTCGATGAGCCAACCGCTGGCATGAACCCCAAAGAAACCGATGCCTTGACCAAGTTGATCTATCAGGTGCGTGATGAGCGCGATCTGACGGTACTGCTGATCGAACACGATATGAAAGTGGTCATGGGTATTTCCGAGCGGGTGACCGTACTTGATCGCGGGATTAAAATTTCCGAAGGCTTGCCACGCGAAGTCCAAACTGATCCCAAGGTTGTCGAGGCCTATCTTGGCACAGGTCATGCCGCCAAGGGCAAAGGCGGCGGCGCTCCGGTGTTTGATAAAGCCTAA